The following proteins come from a genomic window of Streptomyces sp. GS7:
- a CDS encoding aldehyde dehydrogenase family protein: protein MAPTPATTPTPTLKPGTSWQDAWQRSRAAAPEAFRDDRVRNLWAGTWHADGDPLPAVSPVDGTAIAGPPRLDADAALGAVRASLDQHRAWRRIPLAERKARISATLDALTEHRDLLALLLVWEIGKPWKAARADVDRAIDGVRWYVTEIDRILTDRSPLPGPVSNIASWNYPMSVLIHAMLVQALAGNAVIAKTPTDGGLVCLTLACALAAREGVPATLVSGSGSALSPALVRSPEIGCVSFVGGRDTGARVATAVADLGKRHILEQEGLNTWAIWNFTDWPSLTPQLRKTFDYAKQRCTAYPRFVVQREAFADFLAAYLPAVRGVRFGHPLAVPDPAAPLPDLDFGPLINAAKAKELADLVTEAISRGAVPLHRGTLTDGHFLPSQDTSAYLPPTTLLSPPPSSPLHHAEPFGPVDTIVLVDTEAELLAAMNASNGALVATLSCDCDETYDRLAPQIRAFKVGRNKPRSRGDRDELFGGFGNSWRGAFVGGDLLVRAVTEGPADERLPGNFPEYHLMP from the coding sequence ATGGCACCCACCCCCGCAACCACCCCGACACCCACCCTCAAACCCGGCACCTCCTGGCAGGACGCCTGGCAGCGCAGCCGGGCCGCCGCCCCCGAGGCGTTCCGCGACGACCGGGTACGCAACCTCTGGGCCGGCACCTGGCACGCCGACGGCGACCCGCTGCCCGCCGTCAGCCCCGTCGACGGCACCGCCATCGCCGGCCCGCCCCGCCTCGACGCGGACGCCGCGCTGGGCGCCGTCCGCGCCTCCCTCGACCAGCACCGCGCCTGGCGCCGGATCCCGCTCGCCGAACGCAAGGCCCGCATCTCCGCCACCCTCGACGCCCTCACCGAGCACCGCGACCTGCTCGCACTGCTCCTCGTCTGGGAGATCGGCAAGCCCTGGAAGGCGGCCCGGGCCGACGTCGACCGCGCCATCGACGGCGTCCGCTGGTACGTCACCGAGATCGACCGGATCCTCACCGACCGGTCCCCGCTGCCCGGCCCGGTCAGCAACATCGCCAGCTGGAACTACCCCATGTCGGTCCTGATCCACGCGATGCTGGTCCAGGCCCTGGCCGGCAACGCGGTGATCGCAAAGACCCCCACCGACGGCGGCCTGGTCTGCCTCACCCTCGCCTGCGCCCTGGCCGCCCGCGAAGGCGTCCCGGCCACCCTGGTCAGCGGCAGCGGCAGCGCCCTCTCGCCGGCCCTCGTACGCTCACCGGAGATCGGCTGCGTCTCCTTCGTCGGCGGACGCGACACCGGCGCCCGGGTCGCCACCGCCGTCGCCGACCTCGGCAAGCGCCACATCCTCGAACAGGAGGGCCTCAACACCTGGGCCATCTGGAACTTCACCGACTGGCCGTCCCTCACCCCCCAGCTCCGCAAGACCTTCGACTACGCCAAGCAGCGCTGCACCGCCTACCCCCGATTCGTCGTCCAGCGCGAGGCGTTCGCGGACTTCCTCGCCGCCTACCTCCCGGCCGTCCGCGGCGTCCGCTTCGGCCACCCGCTGGCCGTCCCCGACCCCGCCGCCCCCCTCCCCGACCTCGACTTCGGCCCCCTGATCAACGCCGCCAAGGCCAAGGAACTCGCCGACCTCGTCACCGAGGCGATCTCCCGCGGCGCCGTCCCCCTGCACCGCGGCACCCTCACCGACGGCCACTTCCTGCCCTCCCAGGACACCTCCGCCTACCTCCCGCCCACCACCCTCCTGTCCCCACCCCCGTCCTCCCCGCTCCACCACGCCGAGCCCTTCGGCCCCGTCGACACCATCGTCCTCGTCGACACCGAGGCGGAACTCCTCGCCGCCATGAACGCCAGCAACGGCGCCCTGGTCGCCACCCTCTCCTGCGACTGCGACGAGACCTACGACCGCCTGGCCCCGCAGATCCGCGCCTTCAAGGTCGGCCGCAACAAGCCCCGCTCCCGCGGCGACCGCGACGAACTCTTCGGCGGCTTCGGCAACTCCTGGCGCGGCGCCTTCGTGGGCGGCGACCTCCTCGTCCGCGCCGTGACCGAGGGTCCCGCGGACGAGCGACTCCCCGGCAACTTCCCGGAGTACCACCTGATGCCGTAG
- a CDS encoding thiamine pyrophosphate-binding protein, translated as MPEDAQDLVSGGHLVAKALKAEGVDVIYTLCGGHIIDIYDGCVDEGIDVVDVRHEQVAAHAADGRARLTGRPGCAVVTAGPGTTDAVTGVANAFRAESPMLLIGGQGARTQHKMGSLQDLPHVEMMTPITKFAATVPDTARVADMVSMAFRECYHGAPGPSFLEIPRDVLDAEVPVAQARIPQAGRYRASTRSAGDPEAVARLADLLVHAEKPAILLGSQVWTTRGTAAAIDLVRTLNIPAYMNGAGRGTLPPGDPHHFQLSRRYAFGHADVLVVVGTPFDFRMGYGRRLSPDAAVVQIDLDYRTVGRNRDIDLGIVGDAGLVLASVAAAASGRIDGGAARRKEWLDELRAVEQAALDRRLPQLRSGASPIHPYRLVSEINDFLTEDSIYIGDGGDIVTFSGQVVQPRSPGHWMDPGPLGTLGVGIPFVLAAKQARPDKEVVALFGDGAFSLTGWDFETLVRYDLPFVGVVGNNSSMNQIRYGQKARYGASRERVGNTLGDVPYDKFAQMLGGYGEEVRDPADIGPALRRARESGKPSLINVWVDPDAYAPGTVNQTMYK; from the coding sequence ATGCCCGAGGACGCCCAGGACCTCGTCTCCGGCGGGCACTTGGTCGCCAAGGCGCTCAAGGCGGAGGGGGTCGACGTCATCTACACCCTCTGCGGCGGCCACATCATCGACATCTACGACGGCTGCGTCGACGAGGGCATCGACGTGGTGGACGTACGCCATGAGCAGGTCGCCGCGCATGCCGCGGACGGCCGTGCCCGGCTCACCGGGCGGCCCGGCTGCGCGGTGGTCACCGCGGGTCCCGGCACCACCGACGCGGTCACCGGAGTCGCCAACGCCTTCCGGGCCGAGTCGCCGATGCTGCTGATCGGTGGTCAGGGCGCCCGCACCCAGCACAAGATGGGCTCGCTCCAGGACCTCCCGCATGTCGAGATGATGACGCCGATCACCAAGTTCGCCGCCACCGTCCCGGACACCGCGCGCGTCGCCGACATGGTCTCGATGGCGTTCCGCGAGTGCTACCACGGCGCGCCCGGCCCCTCCTTCCTGGAGATCCCGCGCGATGTGCTGGACGCCGAGGTGCCCGTCGCGCAGGCCCGGATCCCGCAGGCCGGGCGCTATCGGGCCTCGACCCGCTCGGCCGGCGACCCCGAGGCCGTGGCGCGGCTGGCCGACCTGCTGGTGCACGCCGAGAAGCCGGCGATCCTGCTCGGCAGCCAGGTGTGGACGACGCGCGGCACCGCCGCCGCCATCGACCTCGTCCGGACCCTGAACATCCCGGCGTACATGAACGGCGCCGGGCGCGGCACGCTGCCGCCCGGGGATCCGCACCACTTCCAGCTGTCGCGCCGGTACGCGTTCGGCCACGCCGACGTCCTGGTCGTCGTGGGCACGCCCTTCGACTTCCGGATGGGGTACGGCAGGCGGCTGTCGCCGGACGCGGCGGTGGTGCAGATCGATCTGGACTACCGGACGGTGGGCCGGAACCGCGACATCGACCTCGGGATCGTCGGGGACGCGGGGCTGGTTCTGGCGTCGGTCGCCGCCGCCGCGTCGGGCCGGATCGACGGCGGCGCGGCCCGCCGCAAGGAGTGGCTCGACGAGCTGCGGGCCGTCGAACAGGCCGCACTGGACCGGCGGTTGCCGCAGCTGCGGTCCGGCGCCTCCCCCATCCATCCCTACCGGCTGGTCAGCGAGATCAACGACTTCCTGACCGAGGACTCGATCTACATCGGCGACGGCGGCGACATCGTCACCTTCTCCGGGCAGGTGGTGCAGCCCAGGTCGCCCGGCCACTGGATGGACCCGGGCCCGCTGGGCACCCTCGGCGTCGGGATCCCCTTCGTCCTCGCCGCCAAGCAGGCCCGGCCGGACAAGGAGGTGGTCGCGCTGTTCGGCGACGGTGCGTTCAGCCTGACCGGCTGGGACTTCGAGACCCTGGTCCGCTACGACCTCCCGTTCGTCGGCGTCGTCGGCAACAACTCCTCGATGAACCAGATCCGTTACGGCCAGAAGGCCAGGTACGGCGCGTCGCGCGAGCGGGTCGGCAACACCCTCGGCGATGTGCCCTACGACAAGTTCGCCCAGATGCTTGGCGGTTACGGCGAGGAGGTCCGCGACCCGGCGGACATCGGGCCGGCGCTCCGCCGGGCGCGGGAGTCCGGGAAGCCCTCGCTGATCAACGTATGGGTGGACCCGGACGCCTACGCCCCAGGAACCGTGAACCAGACCATGTACAAGTAG
- the frc gene encoding formyl-CoA transferase, whose protein sequence is MTKALDGIRVLDMTHVQSGPSATQLLAWLGADVVKLEATTGDITRGQLRDIPDVDSLYFTMLNCNKRSITLDTRTARGKELLTELIRRSDVLVENFGPGAVDRMGFTWERIREINPRIVYASIKGFGEGPYTDFKAYEVVAQAMGGSMATTGFADGPPLATGAQIGDSGTGVHCVAGILAALYQRTSTGRGQRVRVAMQHAVLNLCRVKIRDQQRLEHGPLTEYPNDSFGDEVPRSGNASGGGQPGWAVRCAPGGPNDYVYVIVQPVGWRPLTELIGRPELAEDPDWATPQARLPRLAKMFQLIEEWSGTLPKWEVLERLNAHGIPCGPILSTKEIVEDASLAADEMVVRVEHPERGPFTTVGSPLKLSDSPVEISRSPLLGEHNEEVYGGELGLDDEELRLLRASGVI, encoded by the coding sequence GTGACCAAGGCCCTCGACGGTATTCGCGTCCTCGACATGACGCATGTTCAGTCCGGGCCGTCCGCAACGCAGTTGCTCGCCTGGCTCGGTGCGGACGTCGTCAAGCTGGAGGCCACCACCGGTGACATCACGCGCGGCCAGCTGCGCGACATCCCGGACGTGGACTCCCTCTACTTCACGATGCTCAACTGCAACAAGCGCAGCATCACCCTCGACACCAGGACCGCCCGCGGCAAGGAGCTGCTGACCGAGCTGATCCGCCGCAGCGACGTCCTCGTGGAGAACTTCGGTCCGGGCGCGGTGGACCGCATGGGCTTCACCTGGGAACGGATCCGGGAGATCAACCCGCGGATCGTCTACGCCAGCATCAAGGGCTTCGGCGAGGGCCCGTACACCGACTTCAAGGCGTACGAGGTGGTGGCCCAGGCGATGGGCGGTTCGATGGCCACCACCGGCTTCGCGGACGGGCCGCCGCTGGCGACCGGGGCGCAGATCGGCGACTCGGGGACCGGTGTGCACTGCGTGGCCGGGATCCTCGCCGCGCTCTACCAGCGGACCTCGACCGGCCGCGGACAGCGGGTCAGGGTCGCCATGCAGCATGCCGTGCTCAACCTCTGCCGCGTCAAGATCCGCGACCAACAGCGCCTGGAACACGGGCCGTTGACGGAGTACCCGAACGACAGCTTCGGCGACGAGGTGCCGCGCAGCGGCAATGCCAGCGGCGGCGGGCAGCCGGGGTGGGCGGTGCGGTGCGCACCGGGCGGGCCCAACGACTACGTCTACGTGATCGTGCAGCCGGTCGGCTGGCGACCGCTCACCGAGCTGATCGGGCGGCCCGAGCTGGCCGAGGACCCGGACTGGGCGACGCCGCAGGCCCGGCTGCCCCGGCTGGCGAAGATGTTCCAGCTGATCGAGGAGTGGAGCGGCACCCTGCCCAAGTGGGAGGTGCTGGAGCGGCTGAACGCGCACGGCATCCCCTGCGGGCCGATCCTGTCGACCAAGGAGATCGTCGAGGACGCCTCGCTGGCCGCCGACGAGATGGTCGTCCGGGTCGAGCACCCCGAGCGCGGCCCGTTCACCACCGTCGGCTCACCGCTGAAACTGTCCGACTCCCCCGTCGAGATCAGCCGTTCCCCGCTGCTGGGCGAGCACAACGAAGAGGTCTACGGGGGCGAGCTGGGGCTGGACGACGAGGAGCTGCGACTGCTGAGGGCGAGCGGGGTGATCTGA
- a CDS encoding OFA family MFS transporter: MTDLAPDGTPGGSLNYREITDGRGRVYRVGETDRELLGGRSRKLMVYLPWLAMMAISVSEYAYGSAEDTLSHAHHWAQGDAFWVLSVWVFFQAGIAFPAGWLRERGVLTARRAMFLGAALSLLGFVALSHLGGVLPVICGFGVLGGIGSGLVYATCINMVGKWFPERRGARTGFVNGGFAYGALPFIFLFNYAFDTGDFHEVLDLIGVYVLIVVAGCAWFFKDPPKNWWPPDIDPPHCGGNARSAAGPVKNPPAARQFTPGEAVRSGMLPLIWVSVVLTAGVSVFGISFQVDFAREVGFGPLVAASSMGLMSVVNGVGRAVVGWLSDLWGRKSTLVFVIVALGLAQFGVIWAGDIHSEGLFLAFAFLSGFGGGAFYPLFAALTPDYFGENHNATTYGLVYSGKLVSGLFGGGLGSLVVTAWGYDGAYALAGGVSMVAAVFALLLHPPGGTGVRDVTPDPRPIGRETI; the protein is encoded by the coding sequence GTGACCGACCTCGCGCCGGACGGCACACCAGGCGGCAGCCTCAACTACCGGGAGATCACCGACGGCAGGGGCCGGGTCTACCGGGTCGGCGAGACCGACCGCGAACTGCTCGGCGGCCGCTCCCGGAAACTGATGGTGTATCTGCCGTGGCTCGCGATGATGGCCATCAGCGTGTCCGAGTACGCCTACGGATCCGCCGAGGACACCCTCTCGCACGCCCACCACTGGGCACAGGGTGATGCCTTCTGGGTCCTGAGCGTCTGGGTGTTCTTCCAGGCCGGGATCGCCTTTCCGGCGGGCTGGCTGCGGGAGCGCGGAGTCCTCACCGCCCGGCGGGCGATGTTCCTCGGTGCGGCCCTGAGCCTGCTCGGCTTCGTCGCCCTCTCGCATCTGGGCGGCGTCCTGCCGGTGATCTGCGGCTTCGGCGTCCTCGGCGGGATCGGCTCCGGACTCGTCTACGCCACCTGCATCAACATGGTGGGAAAGTGGTTTCCGGAGCGCCGGGGCGCCCGGACCGGATTCGTCAACGGCGGATTCGCCTACGGCGCGCTGCCGTTCATCTTCCTCTTCAACTACGCCTTCGACACCGGCGACTTCCACGAGGTGCTGGACCTCATCGGGGTCTATGTGCTGATCGTCGTGGCGGGCTGCGCCTGGTTCTTCAAGGACCCGCCGAAGAACTGGTGGCCCCCGGACATCGACCCGCCGCACTGCGGCGGCAACGCGAGAAGCGCGGCGGGCCCGGTCAAGAACCCGCCGGCGGCACGGCAGTTCACGCCCGGCGAGGCCGTCCGCAGCGGAATGCTTCCGTTGATATGGGTCAGCGTCGTCCTGACCGCCGGCGTCTCCGTCTTCGGGATCTCCTTCCAGGTGGACTTCGCCAGGGAGGTGGGATTCGGCCCGCTGGTGGCGGCCTCGTCCATGGGCCTGATGTCCGTCGTCAACGGCGTCGGACGGGCCGTGGTCGGCTGGCTCTCGGACCTCTGGGGCCGGAAGTCCACGCTGGTGTTCGTCATCGTCGCCCTGGGCCTGGCGCAGTTCGGCGTGATCTGGGCCGGTGACATCCACAGCGAAGGGCTGTTCCTGGCCTTCGCCTTTCTCTCCGGCTTCGGGGGCGGCGCCTTCTACCCGCTCTTCGCGGCCCTGACCCCCGACTACTTCGGCGAGAACCACAACGCCACCACCTACGGCCTGGTCTACAGCGGAAAGCTCGTCAGCGGCCTGTTCGGCGGCGGCCTCGGCTCCCTGGTCGTCACCGCCTGGGGCTACGACGGCGCCTACGCCCTGGCCGGCGGCGTCTCCATGGTGGCGGCGGTCTTCGCCCTCCTGCTCCACCCGCCGGGAGGCACCGGCGTCCGCGACGTCACGCCCGATCCCCGCCCGATCGGCCGGGAGACGATCTGA
- a CDS encoding chorismate mutase has translation MSEGTAPAVGDATSVADQAAREQLLYLRGSIDNLDAALVHLLAERFKCTQQVGELKARHSLPPADPAREAAQIERLRRLAEDARLDPAFAEKFLNFIIDEVVRHHRAIADRTNGEETAHDAV, from the coding sequence ATGAGCGAAGGGACAGCACCGGCGGTCGGCGACGCCACCTCCGTCGCCGACCAGGCGGCCCGCGAGCAGCTGCTCTACCTGCGCGGCAGCATCGACAACCTCGACGCGGCGCTGGTGCACCTGCTCGCCGAACGCTTCAAGTGCACCCAGCAGGTCGGCGAGCTCAAGGCCCGGCACAGCCTGCCGCCCGCCGACCCGGCCCGCGAGGCCGCCCAGATCGAACGCCTCCGCCGCCTGGCCGAGGACGCCCGCCTCGACCCCGCCTTCGCCGAGAAGTTCCTCAACTTCATCATCGACGAGGTCGTCCGCCACCACCGCGCCATCGCCGACCGCACCAACGGGGAAGAGACCGCGCACGACGCGGTCTGA
- a CDS encoding GntR family transcriptional regulator: MLSTGLPQGTVPKLERPGPLRERVYEALLELITTRALRPGQHLVESELAGHLGVSRQPVREALQRLNTDGWVDLRPAQGAFVHEPTEEEADQLLTVRTLLEAEAARLAAAHADASGVAELAGLCERGERAVRDDDVDAAVVCNAQFHAKVMELAGNAVLAELAEQVGRRVRWYYTPVARQRGKQSWTEHRELIAAIADGDEARATAVMRAHTEHTRRTYHERRRDGA; encoded by the coding sequence ATGCTGTCCACAGGGCTACCGCAGGGAACCGTGCCGAAGCTCGAACGCCCCGGCCCGCTCCGCGAGCGCGTCTACGAGGCGCTGCTCGAACTCATCACCACCCGCGCGCTGCGACCCGGCCAGCACCTGGTCGAGAGCGAACTCGCGGGCCATCTCGGGGTCTCCCGGCAGCCGGTCCGCGAGGCGCTCCAGCGGCTGAACACCGACGGCTGGGTCGATCTGCGGCCCGCGCAGGGCGCCTTCGTCCACGAGCCCACCGAGGAGGAGGCCGACCAGCTGCTGACGGTCCGTACGCTGCTGGAGGCGGAGGCCGCCCGGCTCGCCGCGGCGCATGCGGACGCGTCCGGGGTCGCGGAGCTGGCGGGTCTGTGCGAGCGGGGCGAGCGCGCCGTCCGCGACGACGACGTGGATGCCGCGGTGGTGTGCAACGCGCAATTCCACGCCAAGGTCATGGAGTTGGCCGGCAACGCGGTGCTCGCGGAGCTGGCCGAACAGGTCGGTCGGCGGGTGCGCTGGTACTACACTCCGGTGGCCCGGCAGCGCGGCAAGCAGTCCTGGACCGAGCACCGCGAGCTGATCGCGGCGATCGCCGACGGCGACGAGGCGCGCGCCACCGCCGTGATGCGCGCGCACACCGAGCACACCCGGCGTACGTACCACGAGCGCAGGCGCGACGGCGCCTGA
- the fdhD gene encoding formate dehydrogenase accessory sulfurtransferase FdhD: MGRVTERRRVIRIRDGAVSTRPDTLVTEEPLEIRLGGKPLAITMRTPGDDFALAAGFLVSEGVLARADELANIVYCAGATEDGRNTYNVVDVRLAEGVPLPDITLERNVYTTSSCGLCGKASLDAVRTIARWPLDSPSGDPVRIDPATLAALPDRLRAAQRVFERTGGLHAAALFTADGELLDIREDVGRHNAVDKIVGRALQDGRLPLSSCVLMVSGRASFELAQKAVMAGIPVLAAVSAPSSLAVDLAAETGLTLVGFLRGASMNVYAGEHRLALGTAATTG; encoded by the coding sequence ATGGGACGGGTCACTGAGCGACGCCGCGTCATCCGCATCCGCGACGGTGCCGTGAGCACCCGTCCGGACACCCTGGTCACCGAGGAGCCGCTGGAGATACGCCTGGGCGGCAAGCCGCTGGCGATCACCATGCGGACCCCCGGCGACGACTTCGCACTGGCCGCGGGCTTCCTCGTCAGCGAGGGCGTGCTCGCGCGCGCCGACGAGCTGGCCAACATCGTCTACTGCGCGGGGGCCACGGAAGACGGTAGGAACACCTACAACGTCGTGGACGTCCGGCTGGCCGAGGGGGTACCCCTCCCGGACATCACGCTGGAGCGGAACGTCTACACGACGTCGTCCTGCGGTCTGTGCGGCAAGGCCAGCCTGGACGCGGTCCGCACCATCGCGCGCTGGCCGCTGGACTCCCCCTCCGGCGACCCGGTCCGTATCGACCCGGCGACGCTGGCGGCCCTGCCCGACCGGCTGCGGGCCGCGCAGCGCGTCTTCGAGCGGACCGGGGGCCTGCATGCCGCCGCGCTGTTCACCGCGGACGGCGAACTGCTGGACATACGGGAGGACGTGGGGCGGCACAACGCGGTGGACAAGATCGTCGGGCGGGCGCTCCAGGACGGCCGGCTGCCGCTGTCGTCGTGTGTGCTGATGGTCTCCGGGCGGGCGTCGTTCGAGCTGGCGCAGAAGGCCGTGATGGCCGGCATCCCCGTCCTGGCCGCGGTCTCCGCCCCATCGTCGCTGGCCGTCGACCTGGCCGCCGAGACCGGGCTGACGCTGGTCGGGTTCCTGCGCGGCGCCTCTATGAACGTGTACGCGGGCGAGCACCGGCTCGCCCTGGGGACGGCGGCCACCACGGGCTGA
- a CDS encoding MarR family winged helix-turn-helix transcriptional regulator, producing MADTPYAPSRIRALPSWLLGRAAARGHRLVAEALATEGMRMMHHAVLSAVAELGPVSQAELGRTVGIDPKDMVAIVNDLQRDGLVTRTPDPKDRRKNAVEISAEGERRLRRTQRLGDTANAELTAALSEEERAQLVALLTRIVSPGE from the coding sequence ATGGCCGACACCCCCTACGCCCCCAGCCGTATCCGCGCCCTCCCCAGCTGGCTGCTGGGCCGTGCCGCCGCCCGCGGCCACCGGCTCGTCGCCGAGGCGCTCGCCACCGAAGGCATGCGGATGATGCATCACGCCGTGCTGTCCGCGGTCGCCGAACTCGGCCCGGTCTCCCAGGCGGAGCTGGGCCGGACGGTGGGCATCGACCCCAAGGACATGGTCGCGATCGTCAACGACCTCCAGCGCGACGGGCTGGTCACCCGTACCCCCGACCCCAAGGACCGGCGGAAGAACGCCGTGGAGATCTCGGCGGAGGGGGAGCGGCGGCTGCGCCGTACGCAGCGGCTCGGCGACACGGCCAACGCCGAGCTGACCGCCGCGCTGAGCGAGGAGGAACGGGCGCAGCTGGTCGCGCTGCTGACCCGGATCGTATCCCCGGGGGAATGA